From Arachis stenosperma cultivar V10309 chromosome 2, arast.V10309.gnm1.PFL2, whole genome shotgun sequence, one genomic window encodes:
- the LOC130961075 gene encoding cytochrome P450 704C1, giving the protein MEVLSTMLTFIPFSFLCIFLGLCFMILKGKSIGNSNYAPCKGTVFNQLLHFKNLHDYHTELAKTNPTFRLLTPDQSELYTVDTRNVEHILKTKFDKYSKGKYNQDVLSDLFGEGIFAVDGEKWRQQRKLASYEFSTRVLRDFSCSVFRRNASKLVRVLSEFSHLGVAFDLQDLLMRSALDSICEVGFGTELNCLEESSKEGVEFMKAFDESNALIYWRYVDPFWKIKRFLNIGSEATLKKKIKLMDDFVHGVIKARKAQLAVQQEESSSNVKEDILSRFLMESKKDPKTMTDKYLRDIIMNFMLAGKDSSANTLTWFFYMLCKNPLLQEKIAQEVRDNVTCYSSHEGEENIDEFVSNLTDDTIDKMHYLHAALTETLRLHPAVPLDGRTANEADTLPDGYKVKKGDGVYYLTYSMGRMSSIWGEDAEEFLPQRWLQHGVFQPQSPFKFVAFHGGPRICLGKEFSYRQMKIVAMALLRFFRFKLANETQSVTYKVMFTLQMDKGLPLYALPRSLK; this is encoded by the exons ATGGAAGTTTTATCCACCATGTTGACTTTCAtacccttttcttttctatgTATCTTCTTAGGTTTATGTTTCATGATATTAAAGGGAAAATCCATAGGTAACTCAAACTATGCACCATGCAAAGGCACAGTGTTTAACCAACTCCTCCACTTCAAGAACCTCCATGACTACCATACAGAACTGGCCAAGACGAATCCGACTTTCCGGCTACTCACGCCGGATCAGAGCGAATTGTACACGGTGGACACGAGAAACGTGGAGCACATATTGAAAACAAAGTTTGATAAGTACTCAAAAGGGAAGTACAATCAAGATGTTCTGAGTGATCTTTTTGGTGAAGGGATTTTTGCTGTTGATGGTGAGAAGTGGAGGCAACAAAGGAAGCTTGCTAGCTATGAATTTTCCACAAGAGTTCTTAGGGACTTTAGTTGCTCTGTTTTTAGAAGGAATGCTTCTAAGTTGGTTAGAGTTTTATCTGAATTTTCTCATCTAGGTGTGGCTTTTGATTTGCAA gaTTTATTAATGAGATCCGCTTTGGACTCAATTTGTGAAGTTGGGTTTGGAACAGAATTAAATTGCTTAGAAGAATCAAGCAAAGAAGGAGTTGAGTTCATGAAGGCCTTTGATGAATCAAATGCATTGATTTATTGGCGCTATGTTGATCCATTTTGGAAGATCAAAAGGTTCCTTAACATTGGTAGTGAAGCTACCCTTAagaaaaagattaaattaatgGATGATTTTGTCCATGGAGTAATTAAGGCCAGAAAAGCACAATTGGCAGTTCAACAAGAAGAGTCTTCTTCT aatgttAAAGAGGATATACTGTCAAGGTTTTTGATGGAGAGCAAGAAGGATCCAAAAACTATGACAGATAAGTATTTGAGGGATATAATTATGAACTTTATGTTAGCTGGAAAAGACTCAAGTGCAAACACTCTCACATGGTTCTTCTACATGCTTTGCAAGAACCCTCTTCTTCAGGAAAAGATTGCACAAGAAGTGAGAGATAATGTCACTTGTTATAGTAgccatgaaggagaagaaaacatTGATGAGTTTGTGTCCAATTTAACAGATGATACCATTGATAAAATGCATTATCTTCATGCTGCATTGACAGAGACATTGAGACTCCACCCTGCTGTCCCTCTG gATGGAAGAACAGCAAATGAAGCAGACACTCTGCCAGATGGATACAAAGTGAAGAAGGGAGATGGAGTGTACTACTTAACATATTCTATGGGAAGAATGTCTTCCATTTGGGGTGAAGATGCTGAAGAATTTCTTCCTCAAAGATGGCTCCAACATGGAGTTTTTCAacctcaatctccattcaaatTCGTAGCTTTCCAT GGTGGACCACGTATATGCTTAGGAAAGGAGTTTTCTTACAGACAGATGAAAATAGTGGCAATGGCTCTTCTACGCTTCTTCAGGTTTAAACTAGCAAATGAAACACAGAGTGTGACTTATAAGGTCATGTTTACTCTTCAAATGGACAAGGGTCTCCCTCTCTATGCACTTCCAAGGTCATTAAAGTAA
- the LOC130961074 gene encoding pentatricopeptide repeat-containing protein At1g02060, chloroplastic-like isoform X1, with the protein MALNSGPQSLSSQVFTKERFIPISNFSSNPCAVLRKLWSEKTDNHTRVQELHQNEKPRSRNSCKRAKDMANLINYKPWSNQLLSSFATLLSKTNVLQTLRHIKEPSKAFRFFKWAHEMGFPHNAQSYFMMLEILGRQRNLNVARNFLFSIEKKSNGEVKLEDRFFNSLIRSYGEAGLFKESIKLFETMKSTGVSPSVVTFNSVLSILLRRGRTNMARAVYDEMLGTYGVTPDVYTYNILIRGFCKNSYIEEGFWFFKEMMSFDCDPDVVTYNTLVDGLCKAGKVSIAHNLVNGMNKKCKDLNSDIVTYTTLIRGYCMKQQVDKALFLLEEMTSRGLKPNVITYNTLIKGLCEAQKLDKVKDILGQVMGDGTFIPDTYTFNILIHAHCSAGNLDEAFKVFENMKNLQVPVDSASYSVLIRSLCQRGDYDAAEKLFDELYENETLLSNYGSKPIAASYSPIFQYLCEHGKTKKAEKVLRQLMKRGTQDHLSYKTVIMGHCKEGAYENGYGILIWMLRRDFVPDFEIYDCLIDGFLLKDKPLLAKETLEKMLKSSYKPKTSTLHSILARLLEKGCVHESTSLIVMMLERNIRQNINLSTENLLLLFGSGLRDKAFQIIELHYKNGYRVKIEEVVQFLCQRGKLPEACKLLLFSMEHHRNIDIDLCNSVITGLCKINKVSEAFNLCYELAEKGLHQELTCLNDLIVALEAGGRLKEAAFISKRMSRVDLK; encoded by the exons ATGGCCTTAAACAGTGGCCCTCAGAGTCTCTCATCACAAGTGTTTACCAAGGAGCGTTTCATTCCAATCTCCAACTTCAGCTCTAACCCCTGTGCTGTTCTCAG GAAGTTATGGTCTGAGAAGACAGATAATCATACAAGGGTTCAAGAGCTCCACCAAAATGAGAAACCCAGATCAAGGAATTCGTGTAAAAGAGCGAAAGACATGGCTAATCTCATCAATTACAAACCTTGGTCAAATCAGCTGCTGTCTTCATTCGCTACCCTTCTTTCCAAAACCAATGTGCTTCAGACTTTACGCCATATCAAGGAACCTTCCAAGGCCTTTCGGTTCTTCAAGTGGGCACATGAAATGGGTTTCCCGCACAATGCTCAATCCTACTTCATGATGTTGGAAATCCTTGGTCGTCAGAGGAATCTCAATGTTGCTAGGAATTTTCTGTTTTCCATTGAGAAAAAGTCCAATGGGGAAGTCAAGCTTGAGGATAGGTTCTTCAATAGCTTAATTAGAAGTTATGGTGAAGCCGGCCTCTTCAAAGAATCCATTAAGCTTTTTGAGACTATGAAGTCAACTGGTGTATCACCATCTGTGGTCACATTCAACAGTGTTTTGTCTATATTGCTAAGGCGGGGCCGGACCAATATGGCAAGAGCTGTGTACGACGAAATGCTTGGGACATACGGTGTCACTCCAGATGTGTACACATACAATATTTTGATCAGAGGGTTTTGCAAGAATTCCTACATTGAAGAAGGGTTTTGGTTCTTTAAAGAGATGATGAGCTTTGATTGCGATCCGGATGTTGTTACATATAATACACTCGTTGATGGCCTGTGTAAAGCAGGGAAGGTTAGTATAGCGCATAACTTAGTGAATGGTATGAACAAGAAATGCAAAGATTTGAATTCTGATATTGTGACTTACACAACTTTGATTAGAGGGTATTGTATGAAACAACAAGTAGATAAAGCATTGTTTCTTCTTGAAGAGATGACTAGTAGGGGGCTAAAGCCAAATGTAATTACGTACAATACTCTGATAAAAGGATTATGTGAGGCACAAAAGTTGGACAAGGTAAAGGATATTTTGGGCCAAGTTATGGGAGATGGGACTTTCATACCAGATACATATACCTTCAATATATTAATTCATGCACATTGTTCTGCAGGAAACCTGGATGAAGCATTTAAGGTGTTTGAAAACATGAAAAACCTTCAAGTCCCAGTGGATTCAGCCTCGTACAGTGTTCTGATTCGGAGTTTGTGTCAGAGAGGTGACTATGATGCAGCGGAGAAGCTGTTTGATGAATTATATGAGAATGAAACTTTGTTAAGTAATTATGGTTCCAAGCCGATTGCTGCCTCATATAGTCCTATTTTTCAATATTTGTGTGAACATGGGAAAACTAAGAAGGCTGAGAAGGTACTTAGACAGCTAATGAAAAGGGGAACACAAGATCACCTATCATATAAAACCGTGATTATGGGGCACTGTAAAGAAGGTGCATATGAAAATGGTTATGGGATTTTGATATGGATGCTAAGAAGAGATTTTGTTCCTGATTTTGAGATATATGATTGTTTGATTGATGGTTTTCTTCTGAAGGATAAGCCTCTTCTTGCAAAGGAGACTCTAGAGAAAATGCTAAAGAGCTCCTATAAACCTAAAACATCTACCTTGCATTCTATATTGGCAAGACTTTTGGAAAAAGGTTGTGTTCATGAGTCTACCTCCCTTATTGTCATGATGCTGGAGAGAAATATTAGACAAAATATAAACCTGTCAACTGAGAATTTACTGCTCCTTTTTGGCTCTGGACTGCGAGATAAAGCATTTCAGATTATTGAGTTGCACTATAAGAATGGATACCGTGTTAAAATAGAAGAAGTGGTTCAATTCCTTTGCCAAAGAGGAAAGCTACCAGAAGCTTGCAAGCTGTTGTTGTTTAGTATGGAACATCATAGAAATATTGATATTGACTTGTGTAATTCAGTTATTACGGGCCTTTGTAAAATTAACAAGGTTTCAGAAGCATTTAATTTATGCTATGAATTAGCAGAGAAAGGTTTACATCAGGAACTGACATGCCTGAATGATCTGATAGTAGCTCTAGAGGCAGGAGGGAGATTAAAGGAAGCTGCATTTATATCGAAGAGAATGTCAAGAGTCGACCTAAA ATAA
- the LOC130961074 gene encoding pentatricopeptide repeat-containing protein At1g02060, chloroplastic-like isoform X2, with protein MALNSGPQSLSSQVFTKERFIPISNFSSNPCAVLRKLWSEKTDNHTRVQELHQNEKPRSRNSCKRAKDMANLINYKPWSNQLLSSFATLLSKTNVLQTLRHIKEPSKAFRFFKWAHEMGFPHNAQSYFMMLEILGRQRNLNVARNFLFSIEKKSNGEVKLEDRFFNSLIRSYGEAGLFKESIKLFETMKSTGVSPSVVTFNSVLSILLRRGRTNMARAVYDEMLGTYGVTPDVYTYNILIRGFCKNSYIEEGFWFFKEMMSFDCDPDVVTYNTLVDGLCKAGKVSIAHNLVNGMNKKCKDLNSDIVTYTTLIRGYCMKQQVDKALFLLEEMTSRGLKPNVITYNTLIKGLCEAQKLDKVKDILGQVMGDGTFIPDTYTFNILIHAHCSAGNLDEAFKVFENMKNLQVPVDSASYSVLIRSLCQRGDYDAAEKLFDELYENETLLSNYGSKPIAASYSPIFQYLCEHGKTKKAEKVLRQLMKRGTQDHLSYKTVIMGHCKEGAYENGYGILIWMLRRDFVPDFEIYDCLIDGFLLKDKPLLAKETLEKMLKSSYKPKTSTLHSILARLLEKGCVHESTSLIVMMLERNIRQNINLSTENLLLLFGSGLRDKAFQIIELHYKNGYRVKIEEVVQFLCQRGKLPEACKLLLFSMEHHRNIDIDLCNSVITGLCKINKVSEAFNLCYELAEKGLHQELTCLNDLIVALEAGGRLKEAAFISKRMSRVDLK; from the exons ATGGCCTTAAACAGTGGCCCTCAGAGTCTCTCATCACAAGTGTTTACCAAGGAGCGTTTCATTCCAATCTCCAACTTCAGCTCTAACCCCTGTGCTGTTCTCAG GAAGTTATGGTCTGAGAAGACAGATAATCATACAAGGGTTCAAGAGCTCCACCAAAATGAGAAACCCAGATCAAGGAATTCGTGTAAAAGAGCGAAAGACATGGCTAATCTCATCAATTACAAACCTTGGTCAAATCAGCTGCTGTCTTCATTCGCTACCCTTCTTTCCAAAACCAATGTGCTTCAGACTTTACGCCATATCAAGGAACCTTCCAAGGCCTTTCGGTTCTTCAAGTGGGCACATGAAATGGGTTTCCCGCACAATGCTCAATCCTACTTCATGATGTTGGAAATCCTTGGTCGTCAGAGGAATCTCAATGTTGCTAGGAATTTTCTGTTTTCCATTGAGAAAAAGTCCAATGGGGAAGTCAAGCTTGAGGATAGGTTCTTCAATAGCTTAATTAGAAGTTATGGTGAAGCCGGCCTCTTCAAAGAATCCATTAAGCTTTTTGAGACTATGAAGTCAACTGGTGTATCACCATCTGTGGTCACATTCAACAGTGTTTTGTCTATATTGCTAAGGCGGGGCCGGACCAATATGGCAAGAGCTGTGTACGACGAAATGCTTGGGACATACGGTGTCACTCCAGATGTGTACACATACAATATTTTGATCAGAGGGTTTTGCAAGAATTCCTACATTGAAGAAGGGTTTTGGTTCTTTAAAGAGATGATGAGCTTTGATTGCGATCCGGATGTTGTTACATATAATACACTCGTTGATGGCCTGTGTAAAGCAGGGAAGGTTAGTATAGCGCATAACTTAGTGAATGGTATGAACAAGAAATGCAAAGATTTGAATTCTGATATTGTGACTTACACAACTTTGATTAGAGGGTATTGTATGAAACAACAAGTAGATAAAGCATTGTTTCTTCTTGAAGAGATGACTAGTAGGGGGCTAAAGCCAAATGTAATTACGTACAATACTCTGATAAAAGGATTATGTGAGGCACAAAAGTTGGACAAGGTAAAGGATATTTTGGGCCAAGTTATGGGAGATGGGACTTTCATACCAGATACATATACCTTCAATATATTAATTCATGCACATTGTTCTGCAGGAAACCTGGATGAAGCATTTAAGGTGTTTGAAAACATGAAAAACCTTCAAGTCCCAGTGGATTCAGCCTCGTACAGTGTTCTGATTCGGAGTTTGTGTCAGAGAGGTGACTATGATGCAGCGGAGAAGCTGTTTGATGAATTATATGAGAATGAAACTTTGTTAAGTAATTATGGTTCCAAGCCGATTGCTGCCTCATATAGTCCTATTTTTCAATATTTGTGTGAACATGGGAAAACTAAGAAGGCTGAGAAGGTACTTAGACAGCTAATGAAAAGGGGAACACAAGATCACCTATCATATAAAACCGTGATTATGGGGCACTGTAAAGAAGGTGCATATGAAAATGGTTATGGGATTTTGATATGGATGCTAAGAAGAGATTTTGTTCCTGATTTTGAGATATATGATTGTTTGATTGATGGTTTTCTTCTGAAGGATAAGCCTCTTCTTGCAAAGGAGACTCTAGAGAAAATGCTAAAGAGCTCCTATAAACCTAAAACATCTACCTTGCATTCTATATTGGCAAGACTTTTGGAAAAAGGTTGTGTTCATGAGTCTACCTCCCTTATTGTCATGATGCTGGAGAGAAATATTAGACAAAATATAAACCTGTCAACTGAGAATTTACTGCTCCTTTTTGGCTCTGGACTGCGAGATAAAGCATTTCAGATTATTGAGTTGCACTATAAGAATGGATACCGTGTTAAAATAGAAGAAGTGGTTCAATTCCTTTGCCAAAGAGGAAAGCTACCAGAAGCTTGCAAGCTGTTGTTGTTTAGTATGGAACATCATAGAAATATTGATATTGACTTGTGTAATTCAGTTATTACGGGCCTTTGTAAAATTAACAAGGTTTCAGAAGCATTTAATTTATGCTATGAATTAGCAGAGAAAGGTTTACATCAGGAACTGACATGCCTGAATGATCTGATAGTAGCTCTAGAGGCAGGAGGGAGATTAAAGGAAGCTGCATTTATATCGAAGAGAATGTCAAGAGTCGACCTAAAGTGA
- the LOC130957819 gene encoding cytochrome P450 704C1-like — protein sequence MDFLHNPYVFASLSAGLVLLLAQFLFRRRDRKKKKYHPIGGTVFNQMMNFNRLHHYMTDLAGKYKTYRLLSPFRNEIYTSDPINVEYILKTHFENYGKGMYNYQNLRDFLGDGIFTVDGEKWREQRKISSHEFSTKMLRDFSILVFRKNAAKVANVVSEAATSNKTLEIQDLFMKSTLDSIFQVAFGTELDSMCGSSEEGKNFADAFETSSMLTLFRYVDVFWKIKKFLNVGSEAVLRKNTKILNDFVFKLINIRMQQLQTSKDDSANKHGDILSRFLQQEKYDSTYLRDIILNFVIAGKDTTAATLAWFIYMLCKYPEVQERAAEEVKEVTNTKTKTFSSGAEFVSFVTDEALEKMNYLHAAITETLRLYPAVPVDAKICFADDILPDGYNVNKGDMVSYQPYAMGRMKFIWGDDAEEFRPERWLDHNGIFQPDSPFRFTAFQAGPRICLGKEFAYRQMKIFSAVLLGCFRFELSDETKVVSYKTMINLHIDGGLEVKAFHRQWD from the exons ATGGATTTTCTTCATAATCCTTATGTCTTTGCATCTCTTTCTGCAGGTTTAGTTCTTCTGTTGGCACAATTTCTGTTCAGAAGAAGggatagaaagaaaaagaagtaccATCCAATTGGTGGCACAGTGTTCAACCAAATGATGAACTTCAATAGGCTGCATCATTACATGACTGATCTTGCAGGAAAGTATAAGACTTACAGATTGCTGAGTCCATTCAGGAATGAGATTTACACTTCTGATCCTATCAATGTTGAGTATATCCTCAAAACCCATTTTGAAAATTATGGAAAG GGAATGTACAACTACCAAAATTTAAGGGATTTCCTGGGTGATGGAATCTTCACTGTTGATGGCGAGAAATGGCGCGAACAGAGGAAAATATCAAGTCATGAATTCTCCACCAAGATGTTAAGAGATTTCAGCATTCTTGTATTCAGAAAGAATGCAGCAAAAGTTGCAAATGTGGTGTCTGAAGCTGCAACTTCAAACAAGACATTGGAAATCCAA GACCTTTTCATGAAATCAACTTTGGATTCAATATTCCAAGTTGCATTTGGAACTGAACTTGACAGCATGTGTGGATCAAGCGAAGAAGGGAAGAACTTCGCCGACGCTTTTGAAACTTCAAGTATGCTTACTCTTTTCCGGTATGTCGATGTCTTCTGGAAGATAAAGAAATTTCTGAATGTTGGATCAGAGGCTGTCTTAAGAAAGAATACCAAAATCTTAAACGACTTTGTCTTTAAGCTAATTAACATAAGAATGCAGCAATTGCAGACTTCAAAGGATGATTCTGCT AACAAACATGGTGACATACTCTCAAGGTTTCTGCAACAGGAGAAATATGATTCGACATACTTAAGAGACATAATTCTAAACTTCGTTATAGCTGGAAAAGACACAACAGCTGCAACACTTGCATGGTTTATTTACATGCTATGTAAGTATCCTGAAGTGCAAGAAAGAGCTGCAGAAGAAGTGAAAGAAGTAACAAACACAAAAACTAAAACATTTAGCAGTGGTGCTGAGTTTGTGTCTTTTGTAACTGATGAAGCTCTTGAAAAGATGAATTATCTCCATGCGGCAATTACTGAAACTCTCAGACTTTATCCTGCAGTTCCAGTG GATGCAAAGATTTGCTTTGCTGATGATATATTGCCAGATGGATACAATGTAAATAAAGGAGATATGGTATCTTATCAACCTTATGCAATGGGGAGGATGAAATTCATTTGGGGTGATGATGCAGAAGAATTTAGACCAGAAAGATGGCTTGATCATAATGGCATTTTTCAGCCAGATAGTCCTTTCAGATTTACAGCTTTCCAG GCAGGTCCTCGGATTTGTCTAGGAAAGGAGTTTGCATACAGGCAGATGAAGATATTCTCAGCAGTTTTGTTAGGTTGTTTCCGCTTTGAATTGAGTGATGAAACCAAAGTTGTTAGTTACAAGACAATGATAAATCTTCATATTGATGGTGGTCTTGAAGTCAAAGCCTTCCATAGGCAGTGGGACTAA
- the LOC130961631 gene encoding protein PYRICULARIA ORYZAE RESISTANCE 21-like, which produces MEEKRKAKMKLKVDLQCYKCHMKVKRVLSKFPQILKQKYDAENDIVIIEVLCCSPERLVDKICCRGGGAIKSIEIVEAKPKPPPPEKPKPHPVPRAEPEKPKSPPRQDVAAPTQPVKLFEPVPAVSVLAYPSSVSSSPAGLFYEGGPGGLPGFYGRPIYDSYGGSWPCYGNCQYQHFHEEEASQCTIS; this is translated from the exons ATGGAAGAAAAGCGAAAGGCGAAAATGAAGCTGAAGGTGGACCTTCAATGTTATAAATGCCACATGAAAGTAAAGAGGGTCCTCAGCAAATTTCCTC AAATTCTAAAGCAAAAGTATGACGCGGAGAACGACATAGTGATCATCGAAGTGCTATGTTGCAGCCCAGAAAGGCTAGTGGACAAAATTTGTTGCCGAGGTGGTGGTGCCATCAAAAGCATTGAAATTGTGGAAGCCAAACCCAAACCTCCCCCGCCCGAGAAGCCCAAGCCACATCCTGTTCCCCGTGCCGAGCCGGAGAAGCCTAAATCACCTCCACGACAGGATGTTGCAGCCCCCACTCAGCCAGTAAAACTCTTTGAACCGGTACCTGCTGTCTCTGTTCTTGCATACCCATCATCAGTGAGTTCTTCGCCAGCCGGGCTTTTCTATGAGGGTGGCCCAGGTGGGCTCCCGGGCTTTTATGGAAGACCAATATATGATAGTTATGGTGGGAGCTGGCCTTGTTATGGGAACTGTCAGTATCAACACtttcatgaagaagaagcatcACAATGTACAATTAGTTGA